In Mycobacterium sp. ITM-2016-00317, the genomic window GCGGCTTACGCGCGAACAGCAGACCCAGCGCGGTACCCGCGGCGCCGCCCAGCGTCACCAGAACCCACGTCACCGCGTCACCGCCCGGGCGGTCAGCAGACCCAGCGCGAGGCCGCCGATCGCCGCGGCCGGCGTCAGCGTCAGGAACGCGATCGACAACACCGGCGGCTGACTGACCGTCAGCACCGCCCAGGCGCTCAGACTGGCCGCGCCGGCGCACACCCCCAGCACGAAACCCGGAAGCGCCGACGTCGCGGCCCTGGTCATCAGAAAGCCGGCGATGGCGAACGCCAGCGCGACCGTCACCGTCGTCGAGATCAGCATCTGCGGAGGCTCGGGCCACGCCTGGGCAGCGGCGTACCTGATCAGCGCGCCCACCGCACCGCCGGCGACAACGGCCCACAGGTGCGGTTGCGAGCTACGGTGTCGACCCGGCACGCGTCAACGCTATGTCTGGACCGTCGCCACAGCTCGGCTACGAGGTCCGCGACACCTTCGAGTCGTCGGAAT contains:
- a CDS encoding chromosome condensation protein CrcB, whose amino-acid sequence is MPGRHRSSQPHLWAVVAGGAVGALIRYAAAQAWPEPPQMLISTTVTVALAFAIAGFLMTRAATSALPGFVLGVCAGAASLSAWAVLTVSQPPVLSIAFLTLTPAAAIGGLALGLLTARAVTR